The following nucleotide sequence is from Micromonospora sp. WMMD1120.
TCGCCCGCGAGAGCGTCGGCCCGCCGCGGCACTGACGACGGCGCGGCGCCGACGCTGGGCGACGCGGTGGTAGCTATCCGTAGGCGTCAATGTCACGAAGTCTTGTGCATAAGACGTGCGTCGATCGGACCTGGCACCTCACGCATCGATTATTGATGATGCCGATGCGGGAAGGTATTGAACCTCGTGAAATGTCGCCGTAACATGACTGGCGTCGCTGTTAACGCTAACAAAGATTGGCGTCCGGCTATCAGTCCGCTGACCGGCGATCCTCAACACGGGCGGGCGCCACCGACGAGGAGGCTCGATGAACCGCATCACCCGAGGTCGACGATGGGGCAGTGTGCTGGCGGCGGGACTGCTGCTGGCCGGCGCCCTGGTCGGCCTGCGTGCCCCCGCCGCCCAGGCGCTGGACAACGGCGTGGCGCGCACTCCCCCGATGGGGTGGAATTCGTGGAACACGTTCGGCTGCAACATCAACGAGTCGCTGATCCGGACGATGGCTGACGCGATCGTCAGCAGTGGGATGCGCGATGCGGGCTACCAGTACGTCGTCGTCGACGACTGCTGGTTCAACCCCAACCGGGACAGCTCGGGCAACCTCCAGGGCGACCCGACCCGGTTCCCCAGCGGAATGAAGGCGCTCGGCGACTACCTGCATGCCCGCAACCTCAAGTTCGGTCTCTACCAGGTGCCCGTCGACAAGACCTGCGCCCAGTACTTCGGCGCCTACCCGGGCGCGACCGGCAGCCGGGGCCACGAGGTCCAGGACGCCCGGCAGTTCGCCGCCTGGGGAGTGGACTTCCTGAAGTACGACTGGTGCTCGCCGGAGGGCAGCATCAACGACCAGGTGACCACCTTCGCCAAGATGCGCGACGCGCTGGCCGCCACCGGCCGACCGATCGTCTACAGCATCAACCCGAACAGCATCCACGCCAAGACCGGCCCGCAGCGCAACTGGGGCGACGTGGCCAACATGTGGCGGACCACCGAGGACATCACCAACGCCTGGGACACCGGCCAGACCAACGGCTACCCGATGGGTATCCAGAACATCATCAACGTGACGGTGCCGTTGGCCTCGTACGCGCGTCCGGGTGGGTTCAACGACCCGGACATGATGGAGGTCGGCAACGGCGGAATGAACGACACGGAGATGCGCAGCCACTTCGCGATGTGGTCGATCATGGCGTCGCCGCTGATCGCCGGCAACGACATCCGCAACATGACCGCCGCGACGCGGACCATCCTCAACAACGCCAACCTGATCGCCATCAACCAGGACTCCCTCGGGTTGCAGGGGACGCAGGTGTCGTTCGACGGCACGCGCCGGGTGCTGGCCAAGCGGCTCG
It contains:
- a CDS encoding ricin-type beta-trefoil lectin domain protein — encoded protein: MNRITRGRRWGSVLAAGLLLAGALVGLRAPAAQALDNGVARTPPMGWNSWNTFGCNINESLIRTMADAIVSSGMRDAGYQYVVVDDCWFNPNRDSSGNLQGDPTRFPSGMKALGDYLHARNLKFGLYQVPVDKTCAQYFGAYPGATGSRGHEVQDARQFAAWGVDFLKYDWCSPEGSINDQVTTFAKMRDALAATGRPIVYSINPNSIHAKTGPQRNWGDVANMWRTTEDITNAWDTGQTNGYPMGIQNIINVTVPLASYARPGGFNDPDMMEVGNGGMNDTEMRSHFAMWSIMASPLIAGNDIRNMTAATRTILNNANLIAINQDSLGLQGTQVSFDGTRRVLAKRLANGDVAVALFNQGSSTTTISTTAAAIGKSGSSFTLVEAWTGTTSSSTGTISASVPGHGTVVYRVSGGGTTTPPPTTSSALVSASSGRCLDVPQSNTANGTQPVIWDCNGAANQNWTANGQALQSLGKCLDAPTNATAGSKVQLWDCNGGANQRWTSNTNGTISNVQTGLCLDVNNNATANGTTVILWTCTGAANQRWSRR